One genomic segment of Hordeum vulgare subsp. vulgare chromosome 2H, MorexV3_pseudomolecules_assembly, whole genome shotgun sequence includes these proteins:
- the LOC123425367 gene encoding pectinesterase QRT1: MAAAAVGKRHSCAVVLGLLLAAVSAAGAEFITWEDLTMPAVAGLIRGAPADVKSAAAGRGGASLSTIVVSQDGMGHSRTVQGAVDMVPAGNTRRVKILVRPGVYREKVTVPITKPFVSLIGMGTGRTVITWNARASDTDPSGHQVGTFYSASFAVEADYFCASHITFENSAPAAPPGAVGMQAVALRLSGDKTMLYRCRILGTQDTLFDNIGRHYLYNCDIQGSIDFIFGNARSLYQGCALHAVATSYGAIAASQRSSASEESGFSFVGCRLTGSGMLYLGRAWGRYARVVYAFCDLGGIVVPQGWSDWGDRARTKTVMFGEYKCKGPGASSRQRVPWARALSYEEARPFLGRDYINGEQWLRL, encoded by the exons ATGGCCGCCGCCGCGGTGGGCAAGCGGCACAGCTGCGCCGTCGTGCTCGGCTTGCTGCTGGCGGCCGTCTCGGCCGCCGGCGCCGAGTTCATCACTTGGGAGGACCTGACCATGCCGGCCGTGGCGGGGCTCATCCGCGGCGCGCCGGCGGACGTCAAGTCTGCGGCGGCGGGCCGCGGGGGCGCGAGTTTGAGCACGATCGTGGTGTCGCAGGACGGGATGGGGCACTCGCGGACCGTGCAGGGCGCCGTCGACATGGTGCCCGCCGGGAACACTCGCCGGGTCAAGATCCTCGTCAGGCCCGGGGTGTACAG GGAGAAGGTGACGGTGCCGATCACGAAGCCGTTCGTGTCGCTGATCGGCATGGGGACCGGGCGCACGGTGATCACATGGAACGCGCGGGCGTCGGACACCGACCCGTCGGGGCACCAGGTCGGCACCTTCTACTCCGCCTCCTTCGCCGTCGAGGCCGACTACTTCTGCGCCAGCCACATCACCTTCGAG AACTCGGCGCCGGCGGCGCCGCCGGGGGCGGTGGGGATGCAGGCGGTGGCGCTGCGGCTGTCCGGCGACAAGACCATGCTGTACAGGTGCCGGATACTGGGGACCCAGGACACGCTCTTCGACAACATCGGGAGGCACTACTTGTACAACTGCGACATCCAGGGCTCCATTGATTTCATTTTCGGGAACGCGAGGTCCCTGTACCAG GGTTGCGCGCTGCACGCGGTGGCGACGAGCTACGGCGCGATCGCGGCGTCGCAGCGGAGCTCGGCGTCGGAGGAGTCCGGGTTCTCGTTCGTGGGGTGCCGGCTGACCGGCTCCGGCATGCTGTACCTGGGCAGGGCGTGGGGCAGGTACGCCCGGGTGGTGTACGCCTTCTGCGACCTCGGCGGCATCGTCGTGCCCCAGGGCTGGAGCGACTGGGGCGACCGCGCCAGGACCAA GACGGTGATGTTCGGGGAGTACAAGTGCAAGGGGCCCGGGGCGAGCTCGCGGCAGCGGGTTCCGTGGGCGCGGGCGCTCAGCTACGAGGAGGCGCGCCCCTTCCTCGGCCGGGACTACATCAACGGCGAGCAGTGGCTCAGGTTGTAG